One stretch of Monomorium pharaonis isolate MP-MQ-018 chromosome 10, ASM1337386v2, whole genome shotgun sequence DNA includes these proteins:
- the LOC105829602 gene encoding uncharacterized protein LOC105829602 isoform X4, whose translation MDWNSKFQNPSTRIKMRFTILTLAATLCLALVSSHPLPEDSGLRSEDVNPESENRVNEIGSESQNNEVRVQFADEVPSENSPQELTPLDETETDEDENRNKRFLFGLGGGAGGAGSGNFLFDIIRLVAGSGSNSLGGSSGSPDHEKSDHEHEAVPGPVTRFFVIANRGLSNLVQDLILRLAATSERFVNFKARLITSII comes from the exons ATGGACTGGAACAGCAAGTTTCAg AATCCATCTACACGAATCAAGATGAGGTTTACCATTCTAACGCTGGCGGCTACGCTTTGCCTCGCATTAGTGAGCTCGCATCCGCTTCCGGAAGACTCCGGGCTCCGATCAGAG GACGTAAACCCGGAATCAGAGAATCGAGTGAACGAGATCGGATCGGAATCACAGAACAACGAGGTGCGAGTGCAATTTGCGGACGAAGTGCCGAGCGAAAATTCGCCGCAGGAATTGACGCCGCTGGATGAGACCGAGACAGACGAGGATGAGAACAGGAACAAGAGATTCCTCTTTGGACTTGGCGGCGGTGCCGGCGGTGCCGGATCGGGCAACTTCCTCTTCGACATCATCAGG CTGGTGGCCGGAAGCGGAAGTAACTCGCTGGGCGGCTCTTCAGGTAGCCCTGATCACGAAAAGTCGGATCACGAGCACGAGGCTGTACCCGGCCCAGTCACCAGGTTCTTCGTCATCGCTAATCGAGGACTCTCGAATCTCGTCCAGGATCTCATACTT CGTCTGGCGGCAACGAGCGAGCGCTTCGTCAACTTCAAGGCGCGACTGATCACCTCCATCATCTAA
- the LOC105829602 gene encoding uncharacterized protein LOC105829602 isoform X2, whose protein sequence is MRFTILTLAATLCLALVSSHPLPEDSGLRSEALDRLVMAEADSEAALRSKRTIGILRQLFPEISQDVNPESENRVNEIGSESQNNEVRVQFADEVPSENSPQELTPLDETETDEDENRNKRFLFGLGGGAGGAGSGNFLFDIIRLVAGSGSNSLGGSSGSPDHEKSDHEHEAVPGPVTRFFVIANRGLSNLVQDLILRLAATSERFVNFKARLITSII, encoded by the exons ATGAGGTTTACCATTCTAACGCTGGCGGCTACGCTTTGCCTCGCATTAGTGAGCTCGCATCCGCTTCCGGAAGACTCCGGGCTCCGATCAGAG GCCCTTGATCGGCTGGTGATGGCCGAAGCCGACAGCGAGGCCGCCCTGAGGAGCAAAAGGACGATCGGCATTCTACGACAGCTTTTCCCCGAAATTTCCCAG GACGTAAACCCGGAATCAGAGAATCGAGTGAACGAGATCGGATCGGAATCACAGAACAACGAGGTGCGAGTGCAATTTGCGGACGAAGTGCCGAGCGAAAATTCGCCGCAGGAATTGACGCCGCTGGATGAGACCGAGACAGACGAGGATGAGAACAGGAACAAGAGATTCCTCTTTGGACTTGGCGGCGGTGCCGGCGGTGCCGGATCGGGCAACTTCCTCTTCGACATCATCAGG CTGGTGGCCGGAAGCGGAAGTAACTCGCTGGGCGGCTCTTCAGGTAGCCCTGATCACGAAAAGTCGGATCACGAGCACGAGGCTGTACCCGGCCCAGTCACCAGGTTCTTCGTCATCGCTAATCGAGGACTCTCGAATCTCGTCCAGGATCTCATACTT CGTCTGGCGGCAACGAGCGAGCGCTTCGTCAACTTCAAGGCGCGACTGATCACCTCCATCATCTAA
- the LOC105829602 gene encoding uncharacterized protein LOC105829602 isoform X3 — protein sequence MDWNSKFQNPSTRIKMRFTILTLAATLCLALVSSHPLPEDSGLRSEALDRLVMAEADSEAALRSKRTIGILRQLFPEISQRIEEKVNSIIGEIIRVLGPVILRNVLGGGGGGGGAGGDNAPGVERSNDGTSVEGKSPFDDDEEEDTESSSSSNSSRLLISLPTFPPDEEVESSSSSSTSSSVEESRDNIDSTSITTTTTITPSLLENEVTTTQ from the exons ATGGACTGGAACAGCAAGTTTCAg AATCCATCTACACGAATCAAGATGAGGTTTACCATTCTAACGCTGGCGGCTACGCTTTGCCTCGCATTAGTGAGCTCGCATCCGCTTCCGGAAGACTCCGGGCTCCGATCAGAG GCCCTTGATCGGCTGGTGATGGCCGAAGCCGACAGCGAGGCCGCCCTGAGGAGCAAAAGGACGATCGGCATTCTACGACAGCTTTTCCCCGAAATTTCCCAG AGAATCGAAGAAAAAGTCAACTCTATTATCGGGGAAATCATTCGCGTCCTTGGTCCGGTTATCCTCCGCAATGTTctcggcggtggcggcggcggcggcggcgccggTGGTGACAATGCCCCGGGTGTCGAGAGGAGCAACGACGGCACAAGCGTAGAGGGCAAGTCGCCCTTCGATGATGATGAGGAGGAGGATACCGAATCGTCGTCATCCTCGAACAGCTCGAGGCTATTGATCTCCTTGCCGACATTTCCGCCTGACGAGGAGGTAGAGTCCAGCTCCTCTTCGTCCACATCATCCTCGGTGGAAGAAAGCAGAGACAACATTGACTCTACATCGATTACTACTACAACAACAATAACGCCATCATTATTAGAAAACGAGGTCACCACTACGCAGTGA
- the LOC105829602 gene encoding uncharacterized protein LOC105829602 isoform X1, with product MDWNSKFQNPSTRIKMRFTILTLAATLCLALVSSHPLPEDSGLRSEALDRLVMAEADSEAALRSKRTIGILRQLFPEISQDVNPESENRVNEIGSESQNNEVRVQFADEVPSENSPQELTPLDETETDEDENRNKRFLFGLGGGAGGAGSGNFLFDIIRLVAGSGSNSLGGSSGSPDHEKSDHEHEAVPGPVTRFFVIANRGLSNLVQDLILRLAATSERFVNFKARLITSII from the exons ATGGACTGGAACAGCAAGTTTCAg AATCCATCTACACGAATCAAGATGAGGTTTACCATTCTAACGCTGGCGGCTACGCTTTGCCTCGCATTAGTGAGCTCGCATCCGCTTCCGGAAGACTCCGGGCTCCGATCAGAG GCCCTTGATCGGCTGGTGATGGCCGAAGCCGACAGCGAGGCCGCCCTGAGGAGCAAAAGGACGATCGGCATTCTACGACAGCTTTTCCCCGAAATTTCCCAG GACGTAAACCCGGAATCAGAGAATCGAGTGAACGAGATCGGATCGGAATCACAGAACAACGAGGTGCGAGTGCAATTTGCGGACGAAGTGCCGAGCGAAAATTCGCCGCAGGAATTGACGCCGCTGGATGAGACCGAGACAGACGAGGATGAGAACAGGAACAAGAGATTCCTCTTTGGACTTGGCGGCGGTGCCGGCGGTGCCGGATCGGGCAACTTCCTCTTCGACATCATCAGG CTGGTGGCCGGAAGCGGAAGTAACTCGCTGGGCGGCTCTTCAGGTAGCCCTGATCACGAAAAGTCGGATCACGAGCACGAGGCTGTACCCGGCCCAGTCACCAGGTTCTTCGTCATCGCTAATCGAGGACTCTCGAATCTCGTCCAGGATCTCATACTT CGTCTGGCGGCAACGAGCGAGCGCTTCGTCAACTTCAAGGCGCGACTGATCACCTCCATCATCTAA